The Spirosoma foliorum genome has a window encoding:
- a CDS encoding O-antigen ligase family protein: protein MLINRQILVSLLLVCLLVALAFAIGEGQLIALGGIIAIPIVIACMAILIRFQSAGIYAAFAISFISIGLPRYIPGPLSLSVDILLVINLLCEFFRRFESKEWPNLRGNPVLIVILMWFVYCLMEIANPEARSLAAWFYDVRAVAFYLVLVVILGLEVINTEKDMNRFFVIWLSFSVVGVLHGMRQLFVGLDSAEKAWLNAGNASTHILHGQLRVFSFYSDAGQFGAAMGHAGLVGMILALGPLERKTRLWCAVVAVLCFYGMIISGTRGALFVPIAGIAAYLFLTRNVKVLVIGGLMAGLVLGTLKFTFIGQGNYQVQRMRSALDPNDPSLLVRLENQKKLRLYLASRPIGGGIGSAGYWGLRFSPNTVLAQTPTDSWYVKIWAQTGIIGLYLHLFMIGFWLVYFFIRIWRMSVGATRQKMMALYAGVVGIAVASYGNQIFGQLPTGIIIYLSVSYMYLFTRPSYEPAKPSSTLSETYALSSSGV from the coding sequence ATGTTAATTAACCGACAGATATTAGTTAGTTTACTACTTGTTTGTTTACTGGTTGCGTTAGCTTTTGCCATTGGTGAAGGACAACTCATTGCGTTGGGGGGCATTATTGCCATACCGATTGTAATTGCCTGCATGGCCATTTTAATACGGTTTCAATCGGCAGGTATCTATGCTGCGTTTGCTATTTCATTCATATCCATCGGTTTACCTCGCTACATACCAGGACCACTAAGCTTATCGGTTGATATTCTATTAGTCATTAATCTGCTCTGCGAATTCTTCCGGCGATTTGAGAGTAAAGAATGGCCCAACCTACGCGGAAATCCAGTCCTGATCGTCATTCTAATGTGGTTTGTCTACTGCCTGATGGAAATCGCTAATCCAGAAGCACGTAGTCTGGCAGCCTGGTTCTACGATGTGCGGGCGGTAGCGTTTTACCTGGTGCTCGTAGTCATACTTGGCCTAGAAGTGATTAATACCGAAAAGGATATGAACCGGTTTTTTGTCATCTGGTTGTCGTTTTCGGTAGTAGGCGTTCTGCATGGTATGCGTCAATTATTCGTGGGGCTCGACTCGGCCGAAAAAGCCTGGCTAAATGCCGGAAATGCCTCTACGCACATTCTGCATGGACAGTTGCGTGTATTCTCTTTTTATTCGGATGCGGGCCAATTTGGAGCTGCCATGGGGCATGCCGGATTAGTCGGGATGATTCTGGCGCTAGGGCCGCTGGAACGAAAAACACGGCTCTGGTGTGCTGTCGTAGCTGTTCTGTGTTTTTATGGGATGATCATTTCGGGTACTCGGGGAGCCTTGTTCGTTCCGATAGCGGGCATAGCCGCTTACCTTTTTCTGACCCGAAATGTGAAGGTGCTGGTTATCGGAGGGTTAATGGCGGGGCTGGTTCTGGGTACACTTAAATTCACGTTCATTGGCCAGGGAAACTATCAGGTTCAGCGTATGCGTAGCGCCCTGGACCCGAATGATCCATCATTACTGGTACGGCTCGAAAATCAGAAGAAACTTCGGTTGTACCTAGCGAGCCGCCCTATTGGAGGAGGCATCGGTTCGGCTGGTTACTGGGGCCTACGGTTTAGCCCGAATACAGTTCTGGCTCAGACACCCACCGACAGTTGGTATGTGAAAATATGGGCGCAAACGGGCATTATTGGCCTATATCTGCACCTGTTTATGATCGGTTTCTGGTTAGTCTATTTCTTTATTCGAATCTGGAGAATGTCGGTAGGGGCCACACGACAAAAAATGATGGCTCTTTACGCTGGCGTAGTCGGTATTGCTGTCGCCAGTTATGGCAATCAGATATTCGGTCAGTTACCTACTGGGATTATTATTTATCTCAGCGTCAGTTATATGTATCTTTTTACCCGCCCATCTTATGAACCCGCCAAACCTTCCTCTACGCTTTCGGAAACCTATGCACTTTCATCATCTGGTGTCTAA
- a CDS encoding glycoside hydrolase family 43 protein — MSRFHVCIPILFLALSSSLSLAQTQKPAAKTSGNPVFPGWYADPEGVIFGKKYWIYPTYSAKYNQQVFFDAFSSPDLVTWTKHSRILDSTAVKWAKRAMWAPAIIEKGGQYFLFFGANDIHDDKKEVGGIGVAVANNPAGPFRDYLGKPLVGQIHNGAQPIDQYVFKDKDGQYYLLYGGWGHCNIARLKDDFTGFLPFADGTIFREITPKDYVEGPTMFVRNGKYYFMWSEGGWTGPNYSVAYAIADSPFGPFERVGKILQQDPAVATGAGHHSVIQVPGTDTWYIVYHRRPLTETDGNHRETCIDRMYFDEKGAIKPVKITVEGVSAQALK; from the coding sequence ATGTCCCGTTTCCACGTCTGCATTCCCATTCTTTTTTTAGCGCTTTCCTCGTCACTTTCACTGGCTCAAACCCAGAAGCCTGCGGCAAAGACTTCGGGTAATCCTGTTTTTCCGGGTTGGTACGCCGATCCAGAAGGTGTTATTTTCGGCAAAAAGTACTGGATCTACCCAACTTATTCGGCAAAGTATAACCAACAGGTGTTTTTCGACGCCTTTTCGTCGCCCGATTTAGTAACCTGGACCAAGCACAGTCGAATCCTCGACTCTACAGCTGTAAAATGGGCCAAACGAGCTATGTGGGCTCCGGCGATCATCGAAAAAGGCGGTCAGTATTTTTTATTCTTTGGGGCGAATGATATTCACGACGACAAAAAAGAAGTGGGTGGCATTGGCGTTGCGGTTGCCAATAACCCAGCGGGGCCATTCCGGGATTATCTGGGCAAACCACTTGTCGGGCAGATTCACAATGGTGCTCAACCCATTGACCAATATGTCTTTAAAGACAAAGACGGACAGTATTATCTGCTATACGGTGGTTGGGGTCACTGCAACATTGCTCGTTTGAAAGACGACTTCACCGGGTTTCTCCCCTTTGCCGATGGTACTATCTTTCGGGAAATAACGCCTAAAGATTATGTGGAAGGCCCTACCATGTTTGTTCGAAACGGCAAGTATTATTTTATGTGGTCAGAAGGTGGCTGGACAGGACCTAATTACTCCGTTGCCTATGCCATTGCCGATTCGCCATTTGGTCCATTTGAGCGGGTTGGAAAAATTCTTCAGCAAGATCCTGCCGTGGCAACTGGCGCCGGTCACCATTCGGTTATTCAGGTCCCAGGAACGGATACCTGGTATATTGTTTACCATCGGCGTCCATTAACCGAAACCGATGGCAATCACCGGGAAACCTGCATCGATCGCATGTACTTTGATGAGAAGGGCGCCATCAAGCCCGTAAAAATTACTGTCGAAGGCGTATCGGCACAGGCATTAAAATGA
- a CDS encoding ATP-binding protein produces the protein MEESKLHKILSRQIHRHLTEECLQDKHIQQFIQAVNESYQNFDRDKELLEHSALVNDREYTAINQKLKEEVSQRRQSVEKLIEAIELIEVPEGEVISDFDLNNLVGLVNFLQRQIEYRKTIEAELRQAKDEAEKATLAKSDFLSMMSHEIRTPLNGIVGMTYLMLQEEVPPSMNENLKTLQFSIEHLQALINDILDFSKIEAGKVELEEVTFDFKQLLSNIKRAQQAKAQEKGNRIRLMIDDDIPGALVGDSLRIGQVLTNLVSNAIKFTLQGTVTIELALEHRTEDMATIYVSVQDTGIGIAPDKQQAIFTMFTQANSATTRKFGGTGLGLVITKKLLELYNSAIHVESEEGKGATFSFTLNLPISRTAPVAVVAPDAVDDKTLKGLRILLVEDYPVNVKVALKFLNKWGIEVDTAENGQVAVDKCLVGQYDLILMDLQMPVMDGYTAASEIRKTNTTVPIVALTASATFSNRDRAVLVGMDDYVTKPFNPKDLFNKIAKYSQRQVSI, from the coding sequence ATGGAAGAAAGTAAGTTGCATAAGATATTATCCCGCCAGATTCATCGACACCTGACAGAAGAATGCTTGCAGGATAAACACATCCAGCAGTTTATTCAGGCGGTTAATGAGTCTTATCAGAATTTTGATCGTGACAAAGAATTGCTGGAGCACTCAGCTTTAGTGAACGATCGGGAGTATACTGCAATCAACCAGAAATTAAAGGAGGAAGTTAGTCAACGACGCCAGTCAGTTGAAAAGCTTATTGAAGCCATTGAGCTTATTGAAGTACCTGAGGGGGAGGTTATTTCCGATTTCGACCTGAATAACCTGGTTGGATTGGTTAATTTCCTGCAACGACAGATTGAGTATCGAAAAACGATTGAAGCCGAACTAAGACAGGCTAAAGACGAAGCCGAAAAGGCAACGCTGGCCAAGTCGGATTTTCTGTCGATGATGAGTCATGAAATCCGTACGCCACTGAATGGTATTGTGGGCATGACCTACCTGATGTTGCAGGAAGAAGTGCCGCCTTCCATGAATGAGAACCTGAAAACACTCCAGTTTTCGATCGAACATTTGCAGGCGCTTATCAACGATATCTTGGATTTTAGTAAAATCGAAGCCGGAAAAGTTGAACTCGAAGAAGTTACCTTCGACTTCAAGCAACTGCTGTCGAACATTAAACGGGCACAACAGGCCAAAGCGCAGGAAAAAGGCAATCGGATTCGGTTGATGATCGACGATGACATACCGGGCGCGCTCGTTGGGGACTCACTCCGGATTGGGCAGGTCCTCACTAACCTGGTATCTAACGCTATTAAATTCACCTTACAGGGCACCGTTACCATTGAACTGGCGCTTGAGCATCGAACGGAGGATATGGCAACGATTTATGTATCTGTCCAGGATACGGGAATCGGTATTGCTCCCGATAAGCAGCAGGCCATTTTTACAATGTTTACCCAGGCCAACTCAGCCACAACCCGCAAGTTTGGCGGAACAGGATTAGGTCTGGTCATTACCAAGAAATTACTGGAATTATATAACAGCGCTATTCACGTTGAAAGTGAAGAGGGCAAGGGAGCTACGTTCTCGTTTACGTTGAACTTGCCAATTAGTCGGACCGCACCTGTGGCGGTAGTAGCGCCCGATGCGGTGGATGATAAGACGTTGAAAGGACTCCGGATTTTATTGGTAGAAGATTATCCGGTTAATGTAAAAGTAGCGTTGAAATTCCTGAATAAATGGGGAATTGAGGTTGATACGGCTGAAAATGGACAAGTAGCTGTCGATAAATGTCTGGTTGGTCAATATGACTTGATATTGATGGATTTGCAAATGCCTGTAATGGACGGCTATACAGCAGCATCAGAAATCAGAAAGACGAATACCACCGTTCCGATCGTTGCCCTGACAGCCTCTGCTACATTCAGTAACCGGGATCGGGCCGTATTAGTGGGGATGGATGATTACGTTACGAAGCCATTCAACCCCAAAGATTTATTCAATAAAATCGCCAAGTATAGTCAACGACAGGTAAGTATTTAG
- a CDS encoding Hpt domain-containing protein: MADSNSVALHAIDYNRLNELYDGDNEQIASLFELFLDEVLPDFDEIENEIDQQNWSEVAQIAHKMLPWVGMVGLTALEAKLRAIEAQAKAGSDKAEIMATWMQFKTGLSQARPLIREELVRLTS, translated from the coding sequence ATGGCAGATTCAAATTCGGTTGCATTACACGCTATTGATTACAATCGACTTAATGAATTGTATGATGGCGATAATGAGCAGATTGCCAGTCTCTTCGAATTATTTCTCGACGAAGTATTGCCTGATTTTGACGAAATAGAAAATGAAATTGACCAACAAAACTGGTCTGAAGTAGCCCAGATTGCGCATAAAATGCTTCCATGGGTAGGCATGGTTGGTCTGACAGCGTTAGAGGCCAAACTACGCGCTATTGAAGCACAAGCTAAAGCTGGTTCAGACAAGGCGGAAATAATGGCAACCTGGATGCAATTTAAAACAGGGCTTAGCCAGGCTAGGCCCTTGATTCGAGAAGAGCTGGTTAGATTAACGAGTTAA
- a CDS encoding FIST signal transduction protein encodes MKIRQAKFSNGNWETMSETPGFLPEKASLVLAFGERRILENTNPYQYLDQLFPEAQIIINSTSGEIIGDKVYDDTIVVTAIEFEKTTVRTVQLDITNHKESYQVGEKLAKALDEENLQGIILISDGGVVNGSELTNATNRWLNRPVPVIGGLAGDGPRFERTVVGVNQNPVSGKVVGIGLYGTDLKIGHGTMGGWDVFGPEREVTKSVYNELYQIDDRDALDLYKDYLGRYAEGLPGTALLFPLSIRVTPDSQPLVRTILSIDETKKSMTFAGDIPEGASVRFMRANLDRLVEASALAAQNALTQLGKAPELALLISCVGRKLVLGQRTEEEVEVACEIFGSVPYMTGFYSYGEIAPAGPASPGELHNQTMTITILSEQ; translated from the coding sequence ATGAAAATAAGACAAGCGAAGTTTTCGAATGGCAATTGGGAGACTATGTCTGAAACTCCCGGATTTCTGCCAGAAAAGGCATCTTTGGTGTTAGCATTCGGCGAACGAAGGATACTGGAAAACACAAATCCGTATCAATACTTAGACCAACTGTTCCCCGAAGCTCAGATCATCATTAACTCTACGTCTGGCGAAATTATAGGCGATAAAGTGTACGATGATACGATCGTTGTTACCGCCATTGAATTCGAAAAGACAACGGTGAGAACCGTTCAGCTTGATATTACTAATCACAAAGAAAGCTATCAGGTAGGCGAAAAACTGGCCAAAGCCCTCGACGAAGAAAATCTGCAGGGAATTATTCTGATATCCGACGGTGGTGTCGTGAATGGGAGTGAACTGACCAACGCCACCAATCGATGGTTGAACCGACCAGTTCCTGTTATTGGCGGTCTTGCTGGCGATGGTCCTCGTTTCGAACGAACAGTCGTTGGCGTCAATCAGAATCCTGTGTCAGGTAAAGTTGTTGGTATTGGTTTGTACGGTACTGATTTGAAAATAGGGCACGGTACAATGGGCGGTTGGGATGTGTTTGGTCCCGAACGCGAAGTGACCAAGTCGGTCTACAATGAATTATATCAGATCGATGATCGGGATGCTCTTGATTTATACAAAGACTATTTAGGGCGATACGCCGAAGGACTACCCGGAACTGCGCTTCTTTTTCCATTGTCAATTCGAGTGACGCCCGATTCACAGCCATTGGTACGGACTATTCTGTCGATTGACGAAACCAAAAAGAGCATGACGTTTGCTGGCGATATACCCGAGGGAGCCAGTGTTCGGTTTATGCGGGCTAACCTGGATCGGTTGGTGGAAGCATCGGCTCTCGCTGCCCAAAACGCACTGACGCAACTAGGCAAAGCTCCCGAACTGGCCCTATTGATCAGTTGTGTGGGTCGTAAGTTAGTGTTAGGGCAACGTACCGAAGAAGAAGTAGAAGTTGCCTGCGAGATTTTTGGTAGCGTTCCATATATGACTGGCTTTTATTCGTATGGTGAGATAGCGCCGGCAGGCCCAGCGTCTCCGGGTGAGCTTCATAATCAAACAATGACTATAACTATCCTTTCTGAGCAGTAA
- a CDS encoding right-handed parallel beta-helix repeat-containing protein, translated as MKTALLLLICLFLIVRAIACQCDLTINKSGIYKAQQYPVQPGQIICVQAGTYTYLRFQDMQGTAAAPIKIINCGGKVTVGDPANYGGIQFYNCLYFKLTGSGDSQTPYGFLINQSGGGSGLAITNKSSDSEVEQVEIMNMAFAGIMAKTDPTCDPTTQRGGFTMYNVNIHDNYIHDVYGEGIYVGNSFWSAGMNKTCDNTSQVIYPHDVIGLKIYNNLIERSGAEGIQYGCAPNAQVYRNTVRNPGASPFSTYQDNGIQIGEGSGGFFYGNIITNAASAGLIILGHTGNLIVYNNVIANSGSNGIFCDNRTGSSVNTPAGFLQNTIVTTGKEGIKLYNENNINTIVNNILVNIWQNRYIAFGQGATATQNNNLTNSSIAAAQFVNASGLNFQLTNTSPAVNAGMNLSSWGITTDLLGTSRPAANAYDIGAYEYVSSSAREASPFETKLSATSMLVYPTPCRGELTIQLPTEAQIKELLVYDLNGRLVQSHLYYTNLESTVTKDMTELPVGSYVLRVSLADQQVYTTRFVKM; from the coding sequence ATGAAAACTGCTCTGCTTCTTCTGATTTGCTTATTTCTAATCGTTCGGGCTATTGCTTGTCAATGCGATCTCACTATCAATAAAAGTGGCATTTACAAAGCCCAGCAATACCCCGTTCAGCCCGGTCAAATTATCTGTGTTCAGGCTGGTACTTATACCTATCTGCGTTTTCAGGATATGCAGGGTACAGCAGCTGCTCCTATTAAAATCATAAACTGCGGGGGCAAAGTAACCGTAGGTGATCCAGCCAATTATGGTGGCATTCAATTTTACAATTGCCTGTATTTTAAACTGACAGGTTCGGGCGACAGTCAGACTCCATACGGATTTCTGATCAACCAGTCGGGAGGAGGCTCTGGTTTAGCCATTACGAACAAAAGCTCAGATAGCGAAGTTGAGCAGGTTGAAATAATGAATATGGCTTTTGCTGGCATTATGGCCAAAACCGATCCCACTTGCGACCCAACAACGCAACGGGGTGGTTTTACGATGTACAATGTAAACATCCATGATAATTACATCCATGATGTATATGGCGAGGGTATCTACGTAGGTAATTCGTTCTGGAGTGCGGGCATGAACAAAACCTGTGATAATACGTCACAGGTTATTTACCCGCACGATGTAATTGGACTCAAGATTTATAACAATCTCATTGAACGATCAGGGGCCGAGGGGATTCAGTATGGTTGTGCACCCAATGCACAGGTCTATCGCAACACCGTGCGGAATCCGGGAGCATCGCCATTTTCTACCTATCAGGATAATGGCATCCAGATCGGCGAAGGCTCGGGGGGTTTTTTTTACGGCAATATTATTACTAATGCAGCCAGTGCCGGGTTGATTATTTTAGGTCACACAGGCAATTTGATCGTTTATAACAATGTAATAGCCAATTCGGGCTCAAATGGGATTTTCTGTGATAACCGAACGGGTTCTTCGGTGAATACGCCTGCGGGCTTCCTGCAAAACACGATTGTTACTACTGGCAAAGAAGGCATAAAACTGTATAACGAAAACAATATAAATACCATTGTCAATAATATTCTGGTCAATATCTGGCAGAATCGGTACATCGCTTTCGGGCAAGGCGCTACGGCCACACAGAATAACAACCTGACTAATTCATCGATCGCTGCGGCACAGTTTGTTAATGCTTCGGGTCTAAATTTTCAGTTAACCAACACGTCGCCAGCGGTCAATGCAGGAATGAATCTTTCGAGCTGGGGCATTACGACCGATTTGCTTGGAACCAGCCGACCAGCTGCTAACGCCTATGACATTGGCGCTTATGAATACGTTTCTTCCAGTGCCAGAGAGGCTTCGCCCTTCGAGACGAAATTATCGGCAACATCCATGCTCGTCTACCCTACACCTTGTCGTGGCGAATTAACCATTCAGTTGCCAACCGAAGCACAGATTAAAGAACTTCTGGTGTACGATCTAAACGGTCGGCTGGTTCAAAGCCACCTTTATTACACGAATTTGGAGTCGACTGTTACGAAAGATATGACCGAATTACCCGTGGGGTCATATGTACTCCGGGTGTCACTGGCCGATCAGCAGGTGTACACCACTCGCTTTGTAAAAATGTGA
- a CDS encoding TolC family protein: protein MHFHHLVSKLMSIGCLLLVLHTHVKAQTTPVPTSNLSSAISRWTIPPLDTVLKLARNHSSSVKLQEAMTERGSYYIKNQKQFWLDGVGVDLQLGLGNQALLIQQANGSLESFQNFNNGYRANLNVRLSLYNILGRKNLVKMAESEYEAARQRVGYAIQDVETIVITKYYAAQAAWAMLHIKEESKQVNRLSRQMAEKDFSKGNISVTELARIVQISTFADSEYETAKQAFYENIRILEVLTGYELFPGN from the coding sequence ATGCACTTTCATCATCTGGTGTCTAAGCTGATGAGTATAGGGTGTTTGCTACTTGTTCTGCACACCCACGTAAAGGCGCAAACCACACCCGTGCCGACAAGCAATTTGTCGAGCGCTATCTCCAGATGGACAATTCCACCGCTCGATACGGTGCTAAAGCTGGCTCGTAATCATTCATCATCGGTAAAATTACAGGAGGCCATGACGGAGCGAGGATCATATTACATAAAAAACCAGAAGCAGTTTTGGCTGGATGGCGTGGGGGTCGATCTTCAACTGGGGCTAGGTAATCAGGCGTTATTGATTCAACAGGCGAACGGCTCGCTTGAATCGTTTCAGAATTTCAACAACGGATACCGGGCTAACCTGAATGTTCGCCTTTCGCTCTACAACATTCTGGGCCGAAAAAACCTGGTCAAAATGGCGGAGTCGGAATACGAGGCCGCCCGACAGCGGGTTGGTTATGCTATCCAGGATGTCGAAACCATTGTTATTACGAAATACTATGCAGCTCAGGCAGCCTGGGCAATGCTTCATATAAAGGAAGAATCGAAACAGGTTAACCGATTGAGTCGACAAATGGCCGAAAAGGATTTTTCGAAAGGCAATATATCGGTTACCGAACTGGCCCGGATTGTTCAGATTTCCACCTTCGCCGACTCGGAATACGAAACGGCGAAACAGGCTTTCTACGAGAATATACGGATTTTGGAAGTGTTGACCGGTTATGAATTATTCCCTGGAAACTGA
- a CDS encoding glycosyltransferase produces MALNLVCVAFPAWEGNYVKSTVELMKRMAQRQKILYVDYQYTYKDVLFTLIGRANAPVKRMLGLAPRLRTMPLPTEGTIFVLTPPPVLPVNFLTNANWYDRVQRLNGWIIQRSIRRAMKKLDFSEPVVVNAFNPFLGNYLLGKLNEQRTVYYCYDEISECAWASNHGLRVERQFLGKVDGVVTTSIGLEQSKLPWTKQCFLVQNGVDYPAFAAGYVDSSVKATMKPVIGYIGTIDSRLDYSLLRELASRFEKAQLVLVGRIVADKPSVEPDLAQLRSLPNVVLVDAQPPSALPDLLKSFHIGIIPFVKNAQTAAIYPMKINEYLAAGLPVVSTDFAPLDEFASVIATATSTPAFVQAVQRAFETDSTENQHLRQQQAQKKLLG; encoded by the coding sequence ATGGCGTTAAATCTGGTCTGCGTCGCTTTTCCGGCTTGGGAGGGCAACTATGTGAAGAGCACAGTAGAGCTCATGAAACGTATGGCCCAGCGCCAGAAAATACTTTATGTAGATTATCAGTATACGTATAAAGATGTATTATTTACCCTGATAGGTCGTGCGAACGCCCCCGTAAAGCGAATGCTTGGCCTGGCTCCCCGGTTACGAACCATGCCATTGCCAACGGAAGGGACGATTTTCGTGCTGACTCCTCCGCCGGTTCTGCCGGTTAATTTTCTGACGAATGCCAACTGGTACGACCGTGTTCAGCGGCTGAATGGCTGGATCATTCAGCGAAGTATCCGGCGTGCCATGAAAAAACTGGATTTTTCGGAACCCGTCGTGGTGAATGCCTTTAACCCCTTTTTGGGTAATTATTTACTGGGTAAACTAAACGAACAACGTACCGTATACTATTGCTATGACGAAATCAGTGAGTGTGCCTGGGCAAGCAATCACGGTTTGCGCGTTGAACGGCAGTTTTTAGGGAAAGTAGATGGAGTTGTAACCACATCTATTGGTCTGGAACAGAGTAAATTGCCCTGGACAAAACAGTGTTTTTTAGTTCAGAATGGCGTTGATTATCCAGCATTTGCCGCTGGCTATGTAGATAGCTCCGTTAAGGCTACGATGAAGCCCGTGATCGGGTACATTGGCACGATCGATAGTCGATTAGATTATTCGCTTCTTAGAGAACTAGCAAGTCGGTTCGAGAAGGCACAGTTGGTTTTGGTAGGGCGGATTGTGGCCGACAAACCCTCGGTGGAGCCCGATCTGGCACAACTCCGTAGCCTTCCGAATGTGGTGTTGGTGGATGCCCAGCCACCTTCTGCGTTACCCGATTTATTGAAGAGCTTTCATATTGGTATTATTCCGTTTGTCAAGAATGCTCAGACAGCGGCTATTTATCCGATGAAAATCAATGAATATTTAGCGGCTGGTTTACCCGTTGTGAGCACCGATTTTGCCCCGCTCGATGAATTTGCATCCGTTATAGCGACTGCCACATCAACCCCAGCGTTTGTACAGGCTGTTCAGCGGGCTTTTGAAACAGATTCGACCGAGAATCAGCACCTGCGACAGCAGCAGGCACAAAAAAAACTCCTGGGATAA
- a CDS encoding GumC family protein, producing MNFKKFTRLLWAYKWVLLLFPTALAGAVFYLTKMEERSFTTSTVIYTGFASGYTIEMDSRRDFVSINNAFDNLINTIKARTTLEEIGIRLLAHHLMINKPTPGVATAGTFKKLRDVVPETVIRQVVDPSSVENTVQNIYRYAQIPKNVIGEKLLNDKKSIYGVQGILSKLTVTREGNSDMIRLTYTADDPSVVKETIELVSTVFMKRYREIKVDETGNVVEYFMEQLKKASTKLSAAENKLTDFSRDNRIINYYEQTKSFTIRDKDFSLDIDKEKSNLAANKATLKDLEKKLSIRQDIALQSQQLTNIRDSLAVLNTRLAMMEMKVGSGSSQKQQLKDRIEQLEKQAKDNISGLYDINNSVKGLPSKLLFDEWTQTFMNVDQGEARLLTYYDIQRDYDDFYRRFAPLGSKMGQLERAISVAEREYLEILHGLSVSKLREQNMLMSSNLKIVDPPIFPGKPEPSKRLILVIGSFVAGLVLIIAYIIGKEYFDNSLKNPVRASKQVNIPFVGVLPIRNRLHSRKEFERLESIAMNQCLAQMALLTKKSDRSPYSGSGRERSKRSGQKLFY from the coding sequence ATGAACTTTAAGAAATTCACACGCCTTCTTTGGGCTTATAAATGGGTGCTACTGCTGTTTCCAACAGCATTGGCTGGCGCTGTTTTCTACCTGACTAAAATGGAGGAACGGTCTTTCACCACCAGCACCGTTATCTATACCGGTTTTGCGTCGGGCTATACCATCGAGATGGATAGTCGCCGGGATTTCGTTTCGATCAACAATGCGTTCGATAACCTGATCAATACGATTAAAGCCCGAACAACCCTTGAAGAAATTGGCATTCGGTTGTTGGCGCACCATTTAATGATCAACAAACCCACGCCCGGCGTAGCCACTGCCGGGACGTTTAAGAAGTTGCGGGATGTCGTACCCGAAACGGTTATCAGGCAGGTTGTCGATCCGTCGTCCGTGGAAAATACGGTGCAGAATATTTACCGATACGCCCAGATTCCGAAAAACGTAATTGGCGAAAAGCTACTGAATGATAAAAAATCGATTTACGGGGTGCAGGGAATCCTGTCAAAGCTGACCGTAACTCGGGAGGGAAACAGCGATATGATTCGTCTGACATATACAGCCGATGACCCGTCTGTTGTGAAAGAAACCATCGAGTTGGTGTCGACGGTTTTCATGAAACGATACCGGGAAATTAAAGTAGATGAAACCGGGAATGTGGTCGAGTATTTTATGGAGCAGCTCAAAAAAGCTTCGACCAAATTATCGGCTGCCGAGAACAAACTCACTGATTTCTCGCGGGATAATCGAATCATCAACTACTACGAACAGACCAAGAGTTTTACCATTCGGGATAAGGATTTTAGCCTCGATATCGATAAGGAAAAATCGAATCTGGCGGCCAATAAGGCTACGCTGAAAGATCTGGAAAAAAAGCTGAGTATTCGTCAGGATATTGCCCTCCAATCGCAGCAGTTAACTAATATCCGTGATTCGCTGGCCGTATTGAATACGCGGCTGGCGATGATGGAAATGAAAGTGGGGTCAGGCTCATCGCAAAAGCAGCAACTAAAAGATCGGATTGAGCAGCTTGAGAAACAGGCCAAAGACAATATTTCGGGCTTGTACGATATCAACAACTCGGTGAAAGGGTTGCCCTCCAAACTACTGTTTGACGAGTGGACACAGACGTTCATGAACGTTGATCAGGGGGAAGCCCGGCTTCTGACATATTACGACATTCAACGGGATTATGATGACTTCTACCGCCGGTTTGCCCCGCTAGGCTCGAAAATGGGGCAGTTGGAGCGGGCGATCAGTGTGGCCGAACGGGAATACCTGGAGATACTTCACGGGTTGAGTGTCAGTAAGCTTCGGGAGCAGAATATGCTGATGTCGAGCAATTTGAAAATTGTTGACCCTCCCATTTTTCCTGGCAAACCGGAACCATCCAAGCGCCTGATTCTGGTAATCGGGTCATTTGTCGCGGGCCTTGTTCTGATCATCGCTTACATTATCGGGAAGGAATATTTCGATAACTCATTGAAAAATCCGGTGCGGGCAAGCAAGCAGGTTAACATACCCTTTGTAGGTGTATTACCTATACGAAATAGACTACATTCTCGAAAAGAGTTCGAGCGTCTGGAATCCATTGCCATGAATCAGTGCCTGGCTCAAATGGCGCTGCTGACCAAAAAAAGTGACCGATCGCCCTATTCTGGTAGTGGTCGTGAGCGTTCGAAGAGGAGTGGGCAAAAGTTATTTTATTAA